A single window of Lusitaniella coriacea LEGE 07157 DNA harbors:
- a CDS encoding methionine gamma-lyase family protein, whose protein sequence is MTSLDLLSKAEKVLLPIFSGIDAQVKQNLQKILNSFREHRVGPHHFAGVSGYGHDDLGRETLDAVFAAVMGAEAAAVRVQFVSGTHAIASALYGVLRPGDELLAVVGAPYDTLEETIGLRGTHQGSLKEFGIDYRQVELTTQGTVDWQALASAVAPKTRMVLIQRSCGYSWRESLAIADIQKIVQSVKAQNPRTVCLVDNCYGEFIEPLEPTAVGADLIAGSLIKNPGGTIAPAGGYVAGKADLVEAAACRLTAPGIGRSGGATFDQNRLLFQGLFLAPQMVGEAMKGNHLTAYVFEQLGYRINPMPLAPRRDTIQGIQLGSPEKLIAFCRAIQQHSPVGSYLEPVPAEMPGYESQLVMAGGTFIDGSTSEFSADGPLREPYIAFCQGGTHWTHVAIALEAAIEAVGEAG, encoded by the coding sequence ATGACCAGCTTAGATTTGCTGAGTAAAGCAGAAAAGGTACTCCTTCCGATTTTTTCCGGAATTGACGCTCAGGTCAAGCAAAATCTTCAAAAAATCCTAAATTCCTTTCGCGAACATCGGGTTGGACCCCATCATTTTGCAGGGGTTAGCGGTTACGGACACGACGATCTGGGACGGGAAACCTTGGATGCGGTGTTTGCTGCGGTAATGGGTGCTGAGGCGGCGGCTGTGCGGGTTCAGTTTGTTTCGGGAACCCACGCGATTGCGTCTGCATTATACGGCGTTCTCCGACCGGGAGACGAACTCTTAGCGGTGGTTGGCGCACCCTACGACACATTAGAAGAAACGATCGGTTTGCGGGGGACACATCAAGGTTCCTTAAAAGAGTTTGGCATTGACTATCGCCAAGTGGAACTTACAACCCAAGGAACGGTGGATTGGCAAGCCTTAGCCTCTGCGGTTGCCCCAAAAACCCGAATGGTTCTGATTCAGCGATCTTGCGGTTATTCCTGGCGAGAGAGCCTCGCGATCGCGGATATTCAAAAAATCGTTCAGTCGGTTAAAGCCCAAAATCCCCGAACGGTTTGTTTGGTGGACAACTGCTACGGGGAATTTATCGAACCCCTCGAACCGACTGCGGTGGGTGCGGATTTAATCGCGGGTTCCCTAATTAAAAATCCAGGGGGAACCATTGCCCCTGCGGGGGGGTACGTAGCGGGAAAAGCCGATCTCGTAGAAGCCGCAGCCTGTCGCCTCACCGCGCCGGGAATCGGTCGTTCTGGGGGAGCCACCTTCGATCAAAATCGCCTCCTGTTCCAAGGGTTGTTTCTCGCGCCGCAGATGGTGGGGGAAGCGATGAAGGGCAATCATTTAACCGCCTACGTTTTTGAGCAGTTGGGCTATCGGATCAATCCCATGCCTTTAGCGCCGCGTCGAGACACGATTCAAGGGATTCAACTGGGTTCTCCCGAAAAGCTGATTGCCTTCTGTCGGGCGATTCAACAGCACTCTCCCGTGGGATCTTACCTGGAACCCGTTCCGGCGGAAATGCCGGGATATGAAAGCCAACTGGTGATGGCGGGGGGAACGTTTATTGATGGGAGTACCTCTGAGTTTTCGGCGGATGGTCCCTTGCGGGAACCCTATATCGCGTTTTGTCAGGGGGGAACCCATTGGACTCATGTCGCGATCGCGCTGGAAGCGGCGATTGAGGCGGTGGGGGAGGCGGGGTGA
- a CDS encoding acyl-CoA desaturase encodes MTLAASKDFRFNWVNSSYLALIHIGALFALIPSNFSWNAVALVVVLHWITGGLGITLGWHRLVSHRSFQTPKWLEYLLVFCGTLACQGGVIHWVGLHRIHHLHSDTEPDPHDSSRGFFWSHMGWMFRKIPAHHEIPRFTKDIAEDPVYLFFQNYFVPIQVVFGLLLYAIGGWSFIVWGIFVRLVVVFHCTWFVNSATHKFGYRTFNSDDRSKNCWWVALLTYGEGWHNNHHAFQYSARHGLKWWEVDLTWATIWLLQSVGLATKVRLVPAEQITAHP; translated from the coding sequence ATGACACTTGCCGCATCCAAAGATTTTCGGTTCAATTGGGTGAATTCGAGTTACCTCGCACTCATTCATATTGGAGCGCTTTTTGCCCTCATTCCCAGCAACTTCAGTTGGAACGCCGTAGCGCTGGTCGTTGTTCTTCACTGGATTACCGGCGGCTTAGGCATTACCCTCGGTTGGCACCGCCTAGTCAGCCATCGCAGTTTTCAAACGCCCAAATGGTTAGAATATCTTCTAGTTTTTTGTGGAACTCTTGCCTGTCAGGGAGGAGTCATCCATTGGGTTGGATTGCATCGCATTCACCATCTTCACTCTGATACCGAACCCGATCCCCACGATTCCAGTCGGGGCTTTTTTTGGAGTCACATGGGTTGGATGTTTCGTAAAATTCCCGCTCACCACGAGATTCCGCGTTTCACCAAGGATATTGCCGAGGATCCCGTTTATCTCTTTTTCCAAAATTACTTTGTCCCCATTCAAGTGGTTTTCGGACTCTTACTTTACGCGATCGGAGGATGGTCGTTTATTGTTTGGGGAATTTTTGTGCGGCTAGTCGTCGTGTTCCACTGCACCTGGTTTGTCAATAGCGCAACCCACAAGTTTGGCTATCGTACCTTTAATTCCGACGATCGCTCGAAAAATTGTTGGTGGGTTGCACTGCTGACCTATGGTGAAGGCTGGCACAACAATCACCATGCGTTTCAATATTCCGCACGCCACGGTTTGAAGTGGTGGGAAGTTGATTTGACTTGGGCGACAATTTGGTTATTGCAGTCGGTTGGATTGGCAACGAAGGTTAGACTGGTTCCAGCCGAGCAAATCACAGCACATCCGTAG
- a CDS encoding RNA polymerase sigma factor SigF, protein MTTLSLHTRRMELLVAYARQPSLSVRNKLVELNIGLVRKVAHQLSRQCTEPYEDLQQVGCLGLIRAIERFDPHKGTAFSSFALPYIRGEVLHYLRDKSSVLRIPRRWQELNAKARKARKKLIEALGRTPKDTEIAEALGVSLQEWCDCKIATGNHRLLSLDAPSNSMMEDSMTLADTLPDPDYQSQKMVQEERLQLQGAMNQLEEKTKVAIECVFINEFSRKETAKKIGISPMTVTRHLHKGIAQLEVLLEKQAA, encoded by the coding sequence ATGACTACTTTATCTCTTCATACTCGTAGAATGGAATTGCTGGTTGCCTACGCTCGTCAGCCTTCTTTATCTGTACGGAATAAGTTAGTGGAATTAAATATTGGATTGGTTCGCAAAGTTGCCCATCAACTCAGCCGTCAATGCACCGAACCCTATGAAGATTTACAACAAGTCGGTTGTTTGGGTTTGATTCGCGCAATCGAGCGATTCGATCCCCACAAAGGAACTGCTTTTAGTTCTTTCGCACTGCCGTATATTCGCGGTGAAGTCCTTCATTATTTACGAGATAAAAGTAGCGTACTAAGAATTCCTCGTCGCTGGCAAGAGTTGAACGCAAAGGCTCGTAAAGCTCGGAAAAAGTTGATCGAAGCTTTAGGTAGAACGCCAAAAGATACTGAAATCGCAGAAGCGCTGGGAGTCTCTCTACAAGAGTGGTGTGATTGTAAGATTGCAACAGGAAATCATCGTTTGTTAAGTCTGGATGCACCCAGTAATTCGATGATGGAAGATTCTATGACCTTAGCGGATACCCTCCCCGATCCCGATTACCAATCTCAGAAAATGGTACAAGAGGAACGGCTACAATTACAAGGCGCAATGAATCAATTGGAAGAGAAAACAAAAGTTGCAATTGAATGTGTTTTTATTAATGAGTTTTCTCGTAAAGAAACAGCAAAGAAAATTGGCATCAGTCCGATGACGGTAACGCGCCATCTTCATAAGGGAATTGCTCAATTGGAAGTGCTTCTTGAAAAACAAGCAGCTTAG
- a CDS encoding DUF1997 domain-containing protein produces MQNLRFTASESLEIAVEEQNIPIQHYLRQPERLVRAIADPKLMESLPENRYRLKMRPLNFMNLYRFQPTVILKVWTTNDGTMRLQSESCEIRGIDYINQRFSLAVTGKLAPTEYKGKTYLKGRSDVTVTVDIPPILWLTPTPILEVTGNSLLKSVLLRIKQRILSHLLKDYRQWSDSSTHKKSSTQLSNVRTV; encoded by the coding sequence ATGCAAAATCTCCGTTTTACCGCTTCTGAATCTCTCGAAATCGCCGTCGAAGAGCAAAACATTCCCATTCAACATTATCTACGCCAACCGGAACGTTTAGTGCGCGCGATCGCGGATCCCAAACTCATGGAATCCCTTCCAGAAAATCGCTATCGCCTCAAAATGCGTCCCCTCAACTTCATGAACTTGTATCGCTTCCAACCCACCGTCATCCTCAAAGTCTGGACGACAAACGATGGAACCATGCGACTGCAATCCGAATCCTGCGAAATTCGAGGAATTGACTACATTAACCAACGATTTTCCCTCGCCGTTACAGGCAAACTCGCACCCACTGAATACAAAGGAAAAACCTATCTCAAAGGGAGATCCGATGTCACCGTCACAGTCGATATTCCCCCCATACTCTGGCTAACGCCAACCCCCATCCTGGAAGTCACGGGAAATAGTTTGTTAAAAAGCGTACTCTTGAGAATCAAACAACGAATTCTCAGCCATCTACTCAAGGATTATCGTCAATGGAGTGACAGCAGCACCCATAAAAAATCGTCAACTCAACTCAGCAATGTCCGGACAGTATAA
- a CDS encoding Uma2 family endonuclease yields the protein MTLTQELTPPSNLDCEVIFPPSDLYSDEPPLETELHLRQIILLLECLEWLWRERNDFYAAGNLTIYYSPNQRKSEDFRGPDFFVVLGTERKTRKSWVVWAEEGKYPNIIIEILSPTTAKTDREFKKQLYQNTFRTPDYFWFDPDTLEFKGFHLLDGEYAPLTPNEQGYLWSQQLGLYLGVRQKQLRFFTAEGDLVPTLKEAVRVEIERAEQEAQRAEQEAQRAEQETQRAEQETQRAEKEAQRAEKEAQRAEQFAAKLRELNIDPDTL from the coding sequence ATGACCCTCACCCAAGAATTAACGCCTCCCTCAAATCTTGACTGCGAAGTCATCTTTCCCCCTAGCGATCTCTATAGCGACGAACCTCCCTTGGAAACCGAACTACACCTGCGACAAATTATTCTTTTGCTCGAATGCTTGGAATGGTTGTGGCGAGAGAGAAATGATTTTTATGCAGCGGGAAATCTAACGATTTACTACAGTCCCAATCAACGCAAATCGGAGGATTTCCGAGGTCCCGATTTCTTTGTGGTTTTGGGGACAGAACGCAAAACTCGAAAAAGTTGGGTGGTTTGGGCAGAGGAAGGGAAATATCCCAATATTATTATTGAAATTCTCTCTCCAACAACGGCAAAAACCGATCGCGAGTTCAAAAAGCAACTCTATCAAAACACGTTTCGCACTCCCGATTATTTTTGGTTCGACCCCGATACTCTGGAGTTTAAAGGATTTCATTTATTGGATGGGGAATACGCTCCCCTAACGCCAAACGAGCAAGGATATCTGTGGAGTCAGCAGTTAGGGTTGTATTTGGGAGTTCGCCAAAAACAGTTGCGATTTTTCACCGCAGAAGGAGATTTGGTTCCCACTCTGAAGGAAGCGGTTCGAGTGGAAATAGAGCGTGCAGAACAAGAAGCTCAACGCGCAGAACAAGAAGCTCAACGTGCAGAACAGGAAACGCAACGTGCAGAACAGGAAACGCAACGCGCAGAAAAGGAAGCGCAACGCGCAGAAAAGGAAGCGCAACGCGCAGAACAGTTTGCAGCTAAACTACGAGAGCTAAATATCGATCCCGATACTTTATAG
- a CDS encoding DNA translocase FtsK, with amino-acid sequence MIYLQDAEKIKRLIAKLTTRTILWLDTEVADWQTKNPRLSLIQVGIEREDLKGDRALILDVLDRKALVADFMAKIMQNPQIEKVFHNSSYDLRFLGGKTAQNVTCTWKLSKKISLDVLGTDNRKLKTLASQLCGFSDVDSESGTSDWGQRPLSAKQLQYAKMDVVYLAQVHRRLLELNSPQKPWSVTTVQLALECPRLFYLKERFGGNTLFIPQNHEKGIGSIFHQFAYEFMELAKEEPQFSELFEAPASQLDDRAIARQMQQLFYQLNFFPHLQEETEKKRDRAQRLLPIWTGLTQLIQHWAKLLINNRKFYPGNEVISRTLIDGEVPLEYTFTLPNGHFQTLIGKLDSLMEDGATRRLCVAEYKTYEPLDFSAHLAQVALYSYMLAKQKRAPVDAAIYCVLPEFKESRYAWEKLEEAVRQRIPQKLQQMQNWLKWEEGQPHPPPPTTQPYLCEICPQQETCQSFFNPPKSHEHPIQLTVNSHQSSVEGTGNGNQSIVRENSEQSSPRHPITPSPCHQKTSPASPTLPVTPPPTLNPEPIGEQLVAVMKSFKVDVAYLGAVVGTSFIRVKLKPNLGVKVASLLKLSDDLQVQMGCPVPPMIATQPGYVSVDLPREDRQIARFEDYIQRQHNPVGAPVMIALGIDLDGKLVEADLSDPNTCHFLVGGTTGSGKSEFLRSILLSLLYRHSPQSLQIILVDPKRVTFFEFEEMSWLRAPVVKESDRAIELMEELVIEMEQRYQKFETAKCANIDTYNQKHSPPLPRIVCIFDEYADFMAEKATRSTLEQSIKRLGSMARAAGIHLIIATQRPEANIVTPIIRSNLPGRIALRTASEADSAIILGGKPTEAAYLLGKGDLLYFGGAQLHRLQSLYAVNTASKTS; translated from the coding sequence ATGATTTACCTCCAAGATGCGGAAAAAATAAAGCGACTAATTGCGAAATTAACGACAAGAACAATCCTCTGGTTGGATACGGAAGTGGCGGATTGGCAAACGAAAAATCCTCGATTGTCTTTGATTCAAGTGGGAATCGAGCGAGAGGATTTAAAAGGCGATCGCGCGCTTATATTAGATGTATTAGATCGAAAAGCATTAGTTGCGGATTTTATGGCGAAAATCATGCAGAATCCGCAGATTGAGAAAGTATTTCACAACTCCAGCTACGATTTACGTTTTTTAGGCGGGAAAACGGCGCAAAATGTCACTTGTACCTGGAAACTCTCGAAAAAAATCTCCCTAGACGTTCTGGGGACGGACAATCGTAAGTTGAAAACCCTCGCATCGCAACTATGCGGTTTTTCAGACGTGGATAGCGAGTCGGGAACCAGCGATTGGGGACAGCGCCCCCTCAGCGCCAAACAACTACAATACGCAAAGATGGATGTGGTGTATTTGGCGCAGGTTCATCGCCGCTTGCTCGAATTGAATTCGCCACAGAAGCCTTGGAGCGTCACGACGGTACAATTGGCGCTGGAATGTCCCCGACTGTTTTATCTCAAAGAGCGTTTTGGGGGAAATACGCTGTTTATTCCCCAGAATCACGAAAAAGGAATCGGTTCGATTTTTCACCAATTTGCCTACGAATTTATGGAATTGGCAAAAGAAGAACCGCAGTTTAGCGAGTTATTTGAAGCTCCTGCATCGCAATTGGACGATCGCGCGATCGCGCGCCAAATGCAACAACTCTTTTACCAGCTTAACTTCTTTCCCCACTTACAGGAAGAAACGGAAAAAAAACGCGATCGCGCGCAACGACTCCTACCAATTTGGACGGGACTCACCCAACTCATTCAACATTGGGCAAAATTATTAATAAATAATCGAAAATTCTATCCTGGGAATGAAGTCATTTCCCGAACCCTCATCGATGGAGAAGTTCCCCTCGAATACACATTCACCCTTCCCAACGGACACTTCCAAACCCTCATTGGGAAACTCGACAGTTTAATGGAAGATGGCGCAACACGCCGCCTTTGCGTCGCCGAATACAAAACCTACGAACCCCTCGATTTCTCCGCACACCTCGCACAAGTTGCACTCTACAGCTATATGCTCGCCAAACAGAAACGAGCGCCTGTGGATGCAGCCATTTACTGCGTTTTACCAGAATTTAAAGAAAGTCGCTACGCTTGGGAAAAACTGGAAGAAGCAGTTCGCCAGCGCATTCCCCAAAAATTACAGCAAATGCAGAACTGGTTGAAATGGGAAGAAGGACAACCCCATCCGCCACCGCCAACAACTCAACCCTATCTGTGCGAAATTTGTCCCCAACAGGAAACCTGTCAAAGCTTTTTCAACCCTCCAAAATCGCACGAACACCCCATTCAGTTAACAGTCAACAGTCATCAGTCATCAGTTGAGGGAACAGGGAACGGTAATCAGTCAATCGTTCGGGAAAATAGCGAACAGTCCTCACCCCGTCACCCCATCACCCCGTCACCGTGTCATCAAAAAACTTCCCCAGCTTCCCCAACTCTCCCCGTCACCCCACCTCCCACCCTCAATCCCGAACCCATTGGCGAACAATTAGTCGCCGTCATGAAATCCTTTAAAGTTGATGTGGCGTACTTGGGTGCAGTCGTTGGAACCTCATTTATTCGCGTGAAACTCAAGCCAAATTTAGGGGTAAAAGTCGCATCTCTGCTCAAACTCTCCGACGACTTGCAAGTACAAATGGGGTGTCCCGTACCGCCGATGATTGCAACGCAACCGGGATATGTCAGCGTCGATTTACCCCGCGAAGATCGCCAAATTGCGCGGTTTGAAGATTATATTCAACGCCAGCATAACCCCGTTGGCGCACCCGTCATGATTGCATTGGGAATCGATTTAGACGGGAAATTGGTAGAAGCGGATTTATCAGATCCCAATACCTGTCATTTTTTAGTGGGGGGAACCACCGGAAGCGGGAAAAGCGAATTTTTACGTTCGATACTTCTCTCCCTCCTCTACCGTCACTCTCCCCAATCCCTACAAATTATACTCGTCGATCCCAAGCGAGTGACCTTTTTTGAATTCGAGGAAATGTCGTGGTTGCGCGCACCTGTAGTCAAAGAGAGCGATCGCGCGATCGAATTAATGGAAGAATTAGTAATCGAAATGGAGCAACGCTACCAAAAATTTGAAACCGCCAAATGCGCCAACATCGACACCTACAACCAAAAACACTCCCCACCCCTCCCTCGCATCGTTTGCATCTTTGACGAATACGCCGACTTCATGGCAGAAAAAGCCACGCGCAGTACCCTAGAACAGAGTATTAAACGCCTTGGTTCGATGGCAAGAGCCGCCGGAATCCATCTCATTATCGCCACCCAACGTCCGGAAGCCAACATCGTCACTCCCATTATTCGCTCGAATCTCCCCGGAAGAATCGCCTTGCGCACCGCCAGCGAAGCCGACTCAGCCATTATTTTAGGGGGAAAACCCACAGAAGCCGCCTATTTATTGGGAAAAGGCGATTTGCTCTACTTCGGCGGCGCGCAACTCCACCGCTTGCAGAGTTTGTATGCCGTCAATACAGCCTCTAAGACAAGCTAA
- a CDS encoding ATP-binding protein, which translates to MAKLDDLICQSINPFDVESLASGNFWQEQQNRALTVNSIHQEAVEKIEELLDTVIQNRYSQTVLLAGDSGSGKSYLLGRLKRTFNSKAFFAYIDPWADSDFIWRHILRQMVDSLLYKPEGEEEPQLLLWLKGLSAFREGGFAKWMMGERNLFIRNLETTFPAGTYNSKQFFGVLYDLTNSELYSLACQWLRGDDLDDDDLRKLKVKRAIDSENAAKGILGNFSRIATNNRPIVFCFDSLDSIPRLPQGNIDLQALFNVNTIFYNQYFKNFLVIISIIKSTWDENKRFIQPADLAPGRLHREVYLKPINKKQIEALWVMRLHSLHQQSKPKPISDIEPLSKEQINLRFPRGKTLPRMALSIGRELFQQYKDGLRRDTKPPIDRKAILLAEFELKWQDEFAKTKERIKKITFLSAPDLIRILQDALKALQVKELRTKFIRGKYSGYSLNYKNPHKQEKVGVVWTEDANFTSFFSVMNACQKALRQKQCQTLYLIRVGSVGTAKLKGNQIYRKIFTGSPHRHIRETLTSVHYLATYQELVKSARANELVLAGKTISVDELESLIRQTEILKKCKLLKDLGIFDSVVEDVKEREEIVEVADEKAQEIKTFLLNRLKTQNCMALAALQENAIARFGDLNKTTIKQQVKMLIEEDSAMIYNPTKPLEEQLIAWVPQGTTDSSGRFPPF; encoded by the coding sequence GTGGCAAAACTTGACGATCTGATCTGCCAGTCTATTAATCCATTTGACGTAGAATCTCTTGCTTCTGGAAACTTTTGGCAAGAACAGCAGAATCGAGCGCTGACAGTCAATTCAATTCACCAAGAAGCAGTTGAAAAAATTGAAGAACTTCTAGATACAGTGATTCAAAATCGCTACAGTCAGACGGTTCTTTTAGCTGGTGATTCGGGTTCGGGTAAGAGTTATTTGTTGGGAAGACTCAAACGCACGTTTAATTCTAAAGCATTTTTTGCGTATATCGATCCTTGGGCGGACAGCGATTTTATTTGGCGGCACATTTTGCGTCAAATGGTAGATAGTTTGCTGTACAAACCGGAAGGTGAAGAAGAGCCGCAGCTATTATTATGGTTGAAGGGATTATCTGCTTTTCGAGAAGGAGGATTTGCGAAGTGGATGATGGGCGAACGCAATCTTTTTATTCGGAATTTAGAAACTACATTTCCTGCTGGAACCTATAACTCAAAGCAGTTTTTTGGCGTTTTATACGATTTAACAAATTCCGAACTTTATTCACTGGCTTGTCAATGGTTGCGAGGAGACGATTTAGATGACGATGACCTGAGAAAGTTAAAAGTCAAACGCGCAATTGATAGTGAAAATGCCGCAAAAGGCATACTGGGAAATTTCAGCAGAATTGCGACGAATAATCGCCCGATTGTTTTCTGTTTTGATAGTTTGGATAGCATTCCCCGCTTGCCTCAAGGTAACATCGACTTGCAAGCTTTATTTAATGTTAACACAATTTTTTACAATCAATACTTCAAGAATTTTTTGGTTATTATTAGCATTATTAAAAGTACTTGGGATGAAAATAAAAGATTCATTCAGCCTGCCGATCTCGCACCGGGAAGATTACATCGAGAAGTTTACCTAAAACCTATCAATAAAAAGCAAATTGAAGCACTTTGGGTAATGCGACTTCATTCGCTACATCAACAATCAAAGCCTAAACCTATATCGGACATAGAACCTTTAAGTAAAGAGCAAATAAATTTACGTTTTCCTCGTGGTAAAACATTACCAAGGATGGCATTAAGTATTGGGAGAGAGTTATTTCAGCAATATAAAGATGGATTGCGTCGAGATACAAAACCCCCTATAGATCGGAAAGCAATATTACTAGCAGAATTTGAATTAAAGTGGCAAGATGAGTTTGCCAAGACAAAGGAAAGAATAAAAAAAATAACTTTTCTTTCTGCACCAGATCTGATTCGTATTTTGCAAGATGCCTTAAAAGCGCTACAAGTTAAGGAGTTGAGGACAAAGTTCATTCGTGGGAAATATAGCGGTTACTCGTTGAACTATAAAAACCCTCACAAGCAAGAGAAAGTTGGTGTTGTTTGGACGGAAGATGCTAATTTTACTAGCTTTTTTAGTGTAATGAATGCTTGCCAAAAAGCACTCAGACAAAAACAATGCCAGACACTATATTTAATTCGAGTCGGTAGCGTTGGAACCGCAAAATTAAAAGGCAATCAAATTTATCGAAAAATTTTCACGGGTTCGCCACACCGTCATATTAGAGAAACGCTCACGTCTGTACATTACCTTGCAACTTATCAAGAATTGGTGAAATCTGCTCGCGCGAATGAGTTAGTTCTTGCAGGAAAAACAATTTCGGTGGATGAGTTAGAATCTTTAATTCGTCAGACTGAAATTTTGAAGAAGTGCAAGCTGCTGAAAGATTTGGGAATTTTTGATTCTGTTGTTGAGGATGTCAAGGAACGGGAAGAAATCGTTGAGGTTGCAGATGAAAAAGCGCAAGAAATTAAAACCTTTTTATTGAATCGACTGAAGACACAAAACTGTATGGCATTAGCAGCATTGCAAGAAAACGCGATCGCGCGCTTTGGAGATCTCAATAAAACCACTATCAAACAACAAGTGAAAATGCTAATTGAAGAGGATTCTGCAATGATTTATAACCCAACAAAGCCTTTAGAGGAACAGTTGATTGCTTGGGTTCCGCAAGGCACAACGGACAGTTCTGGGAGATTCCCTCCATTTTAA
- a CDS encoding phenylalanine--tRNA ligase subunit alpha, with protein sequence MEVIELKFLLKLLGNEGYKAPIGKLSPNAKTLARDRDNIGRGLKTREIVDFKEEILQFAIAPTGTAVLEIAAEQSLLTAQELKVLRACAQGTATPGKTGVPAEERQAVIQNLRERGFIEAKKTQIKEVWLTERGKEVLAKEYDPVGGGNVYLSKKMLGNYLHFLRKYFSSERAGESSPTNMTEKPRDERILQLIIELDKELGTNNYLPIFHLRKKLQPPLSRDELDNALYRLEQQDKIELSSLAEVRNYSEEQLQEGIPQPIGGPLFFIIVY encoded by the coding sequence ATGGAAGTTATCGAACTAAAGTTTCTCTTAAAGCTTTTAGGAAACGAAGGTTATAAAGCACCGATTGGGAAACTTTCTCCCAATGCAAAAACTTTGGCGCGCGATCGCGATAATATTGGACGAGGCTTGAAAACCAGAGAGATTGTGGACTTTAAGGAAGAAATTCTTCAGTTCGCGATCGCGCCAACGGGAACAGCAGTCCTAGAAATCGCAGCAGAACAGTCCCTACTCACCGCTCAAGAGCTTAAGGTATTGCGGGCTTGTGCGCAAGGTACGGCGACTCCTGGGAAAACAGGCGTTCCTGCTGAGGAACGACAAGCAGTTATCCAGAACCTGCGAGAACGGGGATTCATTGAGGCGAAAAAGACGCAAATTAAAGAGGTTTGGTTAACCGAACGCGGGAAAGAGGTATTGGCGAAAGAATACGATCCTGTTGGCGGGGGGAATGTCTATCTCTCAAAAAAAATGTTGGGAAATTATTTGCATTTCCTGCGGAAGTATTTCTCTTCTGAACGTGCAGGCGAGAGTTCGCCAACGAATATGACAGAAAAACCGAGAGATGAAAGGATTTTACAGCTTATTATCGAGTTGGATAAGGAATTGGGAACGAATAATTATTTACCCATTTTTCATCTACGCAAGAAACTGCAACCCCCTCTCTCGCGAGACGAACTCGACAACGCACTTTATCGCTTGGAACAGCAAGACAAAATTGAGTTGAGTTCTTTAGCAGAAGTGAGGAACTATAGTGAAGAACAGCTTCAGGAAGGAATTCCTCAACCCATTGGCGGACCCTTGTTTTTTATAATTGTTTATTAA
- a CDS encoding glycosyltransferase, producing MNEQPLLSIVTPTLGKFSNYWLERLLKIKGNVEFVFVYPPGFPQKSVSDPRVRIITGPYKGEMMQRFVAFLNTTGKYVLALDDDDYVHPDVLQAVEEYFEQFPESFVLRLRTIKIDYQEEESIKAEWLEMPHIKDLKVIPGKPKKEELEVTLQELPIAPLDKALDPRCLVLPFAEREDMQGSHIENFNTKVWRNDLVKEILPDISQSTKLMGCLTWIPASAFDRLMGLFLQAKFYKKGAIVGHWMPQPEQIRYIDKDPALKPPRFHVASDVLLVRSFPQYGYLWNLFFNKLYGVPRAFLKVMKWKFLKKSMPRAKV from the coding sequence ATGAACGAACAACCTTTGCTATCCATTGTTACTCCCACATTAGGTAAGTTTTCTAACTATTGGCTGGAGCGACTTTTAAAGATCAAAGGAAATGTCGAATTCGTTTTCGTTTATCCCCCTGGATTTCCTCAAAAAAGCGTCAGCGATCCGAGGGTTAGGATAATAACGGGACCCTACAAAGGCGAGATGATGCAACGGTTTGTTGCTTTTTTAAATACGACGGGAAAATACGTTCTTGCTCTTGATGATGATGATTACGTTCATCCGGACGTATTGCAAGCAGTTGAAGAGTATTTTGAGCAGTTTCCAGAAAGTTTTGTTTTGAGGCTGAGGACAATCAAGATTGATTATCAAGAAGAGGAGAGCATTAAAGCGGAATGGTTAGAAATGCCTCACATTAAAGACCTAAAAGTTATTCCTGGAAAGCCAAAGAAAGAAGAGCTAGAAGTTACGCTGCAAGAGCTTCCCATCGCTCCCTTGGATAAAGCACTCGATCCTCGCTGTCTTGTTTTACCTTTCGCCGAACGAGAAGATATGCAAGGATCTCATATTGAAAACTTTAATACCAAGGTTTGGCGCAACGATTTGGTGAAAGAAATTCTCCCGGATATTTCTCAATCCACAAAACTCATGGGTTGTTTAACGTGGATTCCGGCATCTGCTTTCGACCGCTTAATGGGTTTGTTTTTGCAGGCGAAATTTTACAAAAAAGGTGCGATTGTCGGTCACTGGATGCCTCAGCCGGAACAGATTCGATACATTGATAAAGATCCTGCTTTAAAACCGCCTCGGTTTCATGTTGCTTCGGATGTTTTATTAGTACGATCTTTCCCGCAGTATGGTTATCTTTGGAATTTGTTTTTCAATAAATTATACGGCGTACCCAGGGCTTTTTTGAAGGTAATGAAATGGAAGTTTTTAAAGAAATCAATGCCAAGAGCAAAGGTTTGA